The sequence GATTGTAACCAATTTTCTGTTAGATAACGATTGAAATGTACGCAGGAAACCGCTTCGAGAGGCTCTGTGTTATTTGTCGGTTTCCAATAACCGTTGATAACAGCTTTTCGGCGTTTCTCCCGTCAATTTTGCGATCAGCTTCGCCGCTGCCTTCTTCGGAAGGTCAAGGGCGAGGATCTCCTTTTCGGAGAAGGTCGCATCGCGTACCTCCCCCGCCTCGATGACAACGACCCACTCGCCTTTGTAATTGCCTCCGAGCGTTTCGAGCACTTCGGCGGCCGTACCGTGCAGGTAGCGCTGATGCATTTTCGTCAGCTCTTTGGCGGCGAAGAGACGGCGCGATGGTTCCGCGTCGGCGATTTCACCCAGGAGCTTCTCCAGGCGGTGCGGGGATTCATACAGTACGGTCGTATAGCCGCTGTAAAGCGCGCGGCCGAGTGCCCCGGAACGGTCACTGCCCTTGTGGGGGAGAAAGCCGAAAAAGAGCACCTGCGTCTCGACGAATCCGCTGGCGGCAAAGGCCGTCAGAACGGCATTCGCCCCCGGAAGCACGTCGTAGTCGATACCGCGGTCGATGCAGTAGCGCACAAGCATCTGCCCAGGGTCGCTTACCCCCGGCATCCCCGCGTCGCTGGCGTAGACAACGTTCTGTTCAAAAAACGACGGATCGGTCTTCTCAAGAAAACGGTGTTCGCTGTGGGAGTGGACGGATATGAACGACTGTTCTTTGTCCGCCTCTTTGCCGTAGCGCTCTTTGAGCAGGTGCAGCAGTTTCTTCGTCACGCGGGTATCTTCGCACAACAGCACGTCCGCATTGACCAGTGCATCCATGGCACGCAGCGAAATGTCGGCAATATTTCCGATCGGGGTGGGTACAAGCGTCAGCATATTCAGGACCTTTATCAGGTGAGCAAAAAGAGGGAAAAGCGCCAAAGGCGCGCCCGAAGGAAGTCTCCTCGGGGTACCGGGTCCACCGCTGCGGTGATCCCGGTGTTAACGTCGCTGCAGAGCGTAGGCTCCTGCAACGGCTTATTTCATATTGTAGCGCTGCTTGAACTTCTCGATACGTCCGGCAGTGTCTACCTGGCGCTCGGAACCGGTGAAGAACGGGTGGCACTCGTTGCAGATGTCGATACGCATCGCATCTTTCGTGCTCTTTGTCTCAAAAGTGTTGCCGCAGGCGCAAGTGACTGTACAAGCCATGTATTCCGGGTGAATACCTTTTTTCATCGTTAAGCCTTTTGATACACGCTCTGTACGTATATCGGTATATTTTTTAAATCCGTACGGGTGCGGATTTTAAGACCGCAATTATAGCGGAATCTCGGTCGTCGATCAAGTTTTCAACGGTTTAGAGCAGGATCTTGGCCGCTGCGGCGACGGCGGCGCTCTCCGAACGGAGGATCAGCGGCGTATCGAAACGGAGCGTCCGGCATGATGCCAGCAGGGTGCGCTCCGCCTCGCTGAAGCCCCCTTCGCAGCCGATCAGCACCGTCCCTATTCCGGTGGTATCGCGCAGTGTCTCTTCGGTGAAATCGAGCACCACCGTCTGCGGGTTCGCCGCCAGGAATGCTTCAAGTGAATCCGCGATCTCCAGCCCCATCCATTCGCTGCGGCCGCACTGCTGCATTGAGGCTTCGAGAATGCGTCTGTAGCGCTCGAAATCGGGTTTGAACTGGCGCTGGCTCCGGTCGCAGGCGATGAAAGTGATCCCGGCGATCCCCATTTCGTTGAGCTGGGGCAGGACTTTTTCAACGGATTTCGGATCGACAAGGCACCAGCCGATGTGCAGCGGCCGCACTGCCCCGATACGGAGGGACTCCTCCGACATCAGCATCAGCTCCGCGCGCCGTCCGTCGCTCTGCGCAAGGCGATAGGTGTAAAGCGTGCCGCTCGCCTCCGGATGGCGAAGGGCCACGCTGTCGCCGACACCGTGGCGCCTTACTTTCACGATATATTTGTACGCCTCCCCTTTGAGGGTGACCTCCGGCGCACCCGCTTCGTCGTGAAAGAGAAATCTCACAGCAAAGACATCCAGACCGTCATCAGCATCGTCAGAACCAACTCCGCGCCCAGAAGCTTCAGTGCGTAGGGGCGGTAGAGCCCGAGAGCCTCGGGCAGTTTTGTCCGCAGGCGGCGTACCGTCTTGTAGCGACGCGACTCTAGGACGATCAGCACGACGGTGAGAAGGATCATCGCGATGTTCTCAAGGGTAAACTCGAGGTGCTTCGCCGCCATCATCACGGTCCCGGTAAAAGCCATCGCCGCGATCGCCATCACCGAAAAAGGCATGGCGACACGCGCACGCCGCACATAATCGGGTGCCTGAACCGCGAACTGGAGCATCGCGCCGTTGAAGACGATAATACCGAGCCACACCAGGACAAAACCGAAATGTAGCTGCAGGCTCATACTGTACATAGTATCCATAATCCGGATTTTACCCCACTTTATCTATAATCGAACCAAAAAAGAGTCTCTCTATGCCCGTTTCCGTCGAAGAAGCCCTCGCGCGCATCCACGCCCACCGTCCGAAGCTGCGCCGCGAATTTGTCCCCATTGAACATGCCATCGGCCGGGTACTGGCGCAGGACGTCACCGCCCGCCACAACCTTCCCCCCTTCGACAACTCCGCGATGGACGGGTACGCCGTCATCTGCGCCGACGCCGGCAAACGCGTTCCCGCCGAGCATACGATCTTTGCGGGGGACCGCGAACAGATCCGTATCGTCCAGGGCCAGGCCGCCCGGATCATGACTGGGGCGCGGATCCCCGAAGGCACGGAGTGCATCGTCCCCATCGAGGAGGTCACCGTCGACGGCGCGCATGTCACCCTGCCTGCGATCCTCAAGGCGGGCCAGCACATCCGGCTCTGCGGCGAGGATATCCAGACTGACGATACGCTGCTGACCCTGGGGGAGACCCTTTCGGCCTACCATATCACCCTGCTCGCTTCCCAGGGGATCACCCATGTCTGTGTCTACCACCGCCCGAGGGTCGCCATTTTCGCCTCGGGAAGCGAACTGAAGATGCATCACGAGCAGGTGGCGCCCTACCAGCTCTACAACACCAACTCCCCGACCTTCGCGGCCCGCGCGACAGAGCTTGACTGCGACGTCCATTTCGTCGGGACGGCGGCCGACACGCTCGACGCCCTGCTGGAGCATATCGACAGCGCCCTGCAGAGCGACCTCATCATCACCAGCGGCGGGGTCAGTGTCGGCGATGCGGACTATACGAAAGAGGCCTTCGCCCACTTCAGCTTTGCCCCGCTGTTTGAAAAGGTCGACCTCAAGCCGGGGAAACCGACGACGGTCGGCACCATCGGCGACACGCTCGTGCTCAACCTCCCCGGGAACCCGATGGCCGCAGCCCTCTGTTTCGAACTCTTCGGGCAGGCCCTCATCGCCTGCCTGAGCGGAACCAATACCCCGTACCACAACAGTATCGGGGCGAAGATGAAGCATGCCTGCAGCGTCCGTCCCGGCCGGCGGACACTGCTGCCGGGCTATTACGACGGT is a genomic window of Sulfurimonas sp. HSL1-2 containing:
- the glp gene encoding gephyrin-like molybdotransferase Glp, yielding MPVSVEEALARIHAHRPKLRREFVPIEHAIGRVLAQDVTARHNLPPFDNSAMDGYAVICADAGKRVPAEHTIFAGDREQIRIVQGQAARIMTGARIPEGTECIVPIEEVTVDGAHVTLPAILKAGQHIRLCGEDIQTDDTLLTLGETLSAYHITLLASQGITHVCVYHRPRVAIFASGSELKMHHEQVAPYQLYNTNSPTFAARATELDCDVHFVGTAADTLDALLEHIDSALQSDLIITSGGVSVGDADYTKEAFAHFSFAPLFEKVDLKPGKPTTVGTIGDTLVLNLPGNPMAAALCFELFGQALIACLSGTNTPYHNSIGAKMKHACSVRPGRRTLLPGYYDGTHFSVCEKFAPGMITPLALSNGFIMLDEACHTLGENDEVRFIPTRFVWRSGTPVSLISTTEG
- the rsmI gene encoding 16S rRNA (cytidine(1402)-2'-O)-methyltransferase, with product MLTLVPTPIGNIADISLRAMDALVNADVLLCEDTRVTKKLLHLLKERYGKEADKEQSFISVHSHSEHRFLEKTDPSFFEQNVVYASDAGMPGVSDPGQMLVRYCIDRGIDYDVLPGANAVLTAFAASGFVETQVLFFGFLPHKGSDRSGALGRALYSGYTTVLYESPHRLEKLLGEIADAEPSRRLFAAKELTKMHQRYLHGTAAEVLETLGGNYKGEWVVVIEAGEVRDATFSEKEILALDLPKKAAAKLIAKLTGETPKSCYQRLLETDK
- the rpmE gene encoding 50S ribosomal protein L31: MKKGIHPEYMACTVTCACGNTFETKSTKDAMRIDICNECHPFFTGSERQVDTAGRIEKFKQRYNMK
- a CDS encoding RsmE family RNA methyltransferase; protein product: MRFLFHDEAGAPEVTLKGEAYKYIVKVRRHGVGDSVALRHPEASGTLYTYRLAQSDGRRAELMLMSEESLRIGAVRPLHIGWCLVDPKSVEKVLPQLNEMGIAGITFIACDRSQRQFKPDFERYRRILEASMQQCGRSEWMGLEIADSLEAFLAANPQTVVLDFTEETLRDTTGIGTVLIGCEGGFSEAERTLLASCRTLRFDTPLILRSESAAVAAAAKILL